Proteins encoded within one genomic window of Vidua macroura isolate BioBank_ID:100142 chromosome 2, ASM2450914v1, whole genome shotgun sequence:
- the ST3GAL6 gene encoding type 2 lactosamine alpha-2,3-sialyltransferase isoform X5 yields the protein MKRILLVFILAAAVMYGILHGNLWRNNFYWLPPMAVERRNALDTCILKPAFESLLGVDKIYPFLCANDFIRVAEFQGSNKFELPYGIKRAEQFFRLALSRLQNCGLSSEEDSIPCRRCVVVGNGGVLRNKTLGEKIDSYDVIIRMNNGPVIGYEEDVGRRTTFRLSYPESIFSDPIHYDPNTTVVLIVFKPRDLKWLWEILGGQKISAKGFWKKPALNMIYKSSQIRILDPSITRKTAYEWLHFPTRFPKKEKPKHPTTGLIAITLAFHICHEVHLAGFKYDFTDRNSSLHYYGNETMSQMMQNEYHNITAEQKFLKKLIDKNFVVNLT from the exons ATGAAACGAATCCTTCTGGTTTTtatcctggctgctgctgttatGTATGGTATCCTGCATGGAAATCTGTGGAGAAATAACTTCTACTG GCTGCCACCTATGGCTGTAGAGAGGAGGAATGCATTGGACACTTGTATTCTGAAACCAGCATTTGAATCTTTACTGGG TGTTGACAAAATATACCCATTCCTGTGCGCTAATGATTTTATCAGAGTGGCAGAGTTCCAAGGGAGCAATAAGTTTGAACTACCTTATGGAATAAAGAGAGCAG aGCAATTTTTTCGTTTAGCCCTTTCAAGACTGCAGAACTGTGGCCTTTCCAGTGAAGAAGACAG CATTCCCTGTCGACGATGCGTTGTGGTTGGTAATGGAGGAGTACTTCGAAATAAGACATTAGGGGAGAAAATTGACTCATATGATGTCATAATAAG AATGAATAATGGCCCTGTGATAGGGTACGAAGAGGATGTTGGGAGGAGGACGACTTTCCGCCTTTCTTACCCCGAATCTATCTTCTCAGATCCCATCCACTACGACCCCAATACCACTGTTGTTCTCATCGTCTTCAAACCACGGGACTTGAAGTGGCTTTGGGAGATACTTGGTGGTCAGAAAATA AGCGCAAAAGGCTTTTGGAAGAAACCAGCTCTGAATATGATCTATAAATCGAGTCAAATCAGGATTCTTGATCCCAGCATCACCAGGAAAACTGCTTATGAGTGGCTTCATTTCCCAACAAGGTTTCCTAAGAAGGAG AAACCCAAGCATCCAACAACAGGGCTAATTGCCATTACACTGGCATTTCACATATGCCATGAAGTCCACCTGGCAGGCTTCAAGTATGACTTCACTGACAGAAATAGCTCTTTGCACTACTATGGCAATGAAACCATGTCTCAGATGATGCAG AATGAATACCACAACATCACTGCCGAGCAGAAATTTTTGAAGAAGCTTATAGACAAGAACTTTGTGGTCAATTTGACGTGA
- the ST3GAL6 gene encoding type 2 lactosamine alpha-2,3-sialyltransferase isoform X1 produces MKRILLVFILAAAVMYGILHGNLWRNNFYWLSFYGQTSSVRASPSYVTSGVTISYNQLPPMAVERRNALDTCILKPAFESLLGVDKIYPFLCANDFIRVAEFQGSNKFELPYGIKRAEQFFRLALSRLQNCGLSSEEDSIPCRRCVVVGNGGVLRNKTLGEKIDSYDVIIRMNNGPVIGYEEDVGRRTTFRLSYPESIFSDPIHYDPNTTVVLIVFKPRDLKWLWEILGGQKISAKGFWKKPALNMIYKSSQIRILDPSITRKTAYEWLHFPTRFPKKEKPKHPTTGLIAITLAFHICHEVHLAGFKYDFTDRNSSLHYYGNETMSQMMQNEYHNITAEQKFLKKLIDKNFVVNLT; encoded by the exons ATGAAACGAATCCTTCTGGTTTTtatcctggctgctgctgttatGTATGGTATCCTGCATGGAAATCTGTGGAGAAATAACTTCTACTG GCTTAGTTTTTATGGACAGACTTCCTCTGTGAGGGCTTCTCCTTCCTATGTGACTAGTGGAGTTACAATCAGTTACAATCA GCTGCCACCTATGGCTGTAGAGAGGAGGAATGCATTGGACACTTGTATTCTGAAACCAGCATTTGAATCTTTACTGGG TGTTGACAAAATATACCCATTCCTGTGCGCTAATGATTTTATCAGAGTGGCAGAGTTCCAAGGGAGCAATAAGTTTGAACTACCTTATGGAATAAAGAGAGCAG aGCAATTTTTTCGTTTAGCCCTTTCAAGACTGCAGAACTGTGGCCTTTCCAGTGAAGAAGACAG CATTCCCTGTCGACGATGCGTTGTGGTTGGTAATGGAGGAGTACTTCGAAATAAGACATTAGGGGAGAAAATTGACTCATATGATGTCATAATAAG AATGAATAATGGCCCTGTGATAGGGTACGAAGAGGATGTTGGGAGGAGGACGACTTTCCGCCTTTCTTACCCCGAATCTATCTTCTCAGATCCCATCCACTACGACCCCAATACCACTGTTGTTCTCATCGTCTTCAAACCACGGGACTTGAAGTGGCTTTGGGAGATACTTGGTGGTCAGAAAATA AGCGCAAAAGGCTTTTGGAAGAAACCAGCTCTGAATATGATCTATAAATCGAGTCAAATCAGGATTCTTGATCCCAGCATCACCAGGAAAACTGCTTATGAGTGGCTTCATTTCCCAACAAGGTTTCCTAAGAAGGAG AAACCCAAGCATCCAACAACAGGGCTAATTGCCATTACACTGGCATTTCACATATGCCATGAAGTCCACCTGGCAGGCTTCAAGTATGACTTCACTGACAGAAATAGCTCTTTGCACTACTATGGCAATGAAACCATGTCTCAGATGATGCAG AATGAATACCACAACATCACTGCCGAGCAGAAATTTTTGAAGAAGCTTATAGACAAGAACTTTGTGGTCAATTTGACGTGA
- the ST3GAL6 gene encoding type 2 lactosamine alpha-2,3-sialyltransferase isoform X2, with amino-acid sequence MKRILLVFILAAAVMYGILHGNLWRNNFYWLSFYGQTSSVRASPSYVTSGVTISYNQLPPMAVERRNALDTCILKPAFESLLGVDKIYPFLCANDFIRVAEFQGSNKFELPYGIKRAEQFFRLALSRLQNCGLSSEEDSIPCRRCVVVGNGGVLRNKTLGEKIDSYDVIIRMNNGPVIGYEEDVGRRTTFRLSYPESIFSDPIHYDPNTTVVLIVFKPRDLKWLWEILGGQKISAKGFWKKPALNMIYKSSQIRILDPSITRKTAYEWLHFPTRFPKKEKPKHPTTGLIAITLAFHICHEVHLAGFKYDFTDRNSSLHYYGNETMSQMMQWCPVYPEPRYSTEDGLLWAC; translated from the exons ATGAAACGAATCCTTCTGGTTTTtatcctggctgctgctgttatGTATGGTATCCTGCATGGAAATCTGTGGAGAAATAACTTCTACTG GCTTAGTTTTTATGGACAGACTTCCTCTGTGAGGGCTTCTCCTTCCTATGTGACTAGTGGAGTTACAATCAGTTACAATCA GCTGCCACCTATGGCTGTAGAGAGGAGGAATGCATTGGACACTTGTATTCTGAAACCAGCATTTGAATCTTTACTGGG TGTTGACAAAATATACCCATTCCTGTGCGCTAATGATTTTATCAGAGTGGCAGAGTTCCAAGGGAGCAATAAGTTTGAACTACCTTATGGAATAAAGAGAGCAG aGCAATTTTTTCGTTTAGCCCTTTCAAGACTGCAGAACTGTGGCCTTTCCAGTGAAGAAGACAG CATTCCCTGTCGACGATGCGTTGTGGTTGGTAATGGAGGAGTACTTCGAAATAAGACATTAGGGGAGAAAATTGACTCATATGATGTCATAATAAG AATGAATAATGGCCCTGTGATAGGGTACGAAGAGGATGTTGGGAGGAGGACGACTTTCCGCCTTTCTTACCCCGAATCTATCTTCTCAGATCCCATCCACTACGACCCCAATACCACTGTTGTTCTCATCGTCTTCAAACCACGGGACTTGAAGTGGCTTTGGGAGATACTTGGTGGTCAGAAAATA AGCGCAAAAGGCTTTTGGAAGAAACCAGCTCTGAATATGATCTATAAATCGAGTCAAATCAGGATTCTTGATCCCAGCATCACCAGGAAAACTGCTTATGAGTGGCTTCATTTCCCAACAAGGTTTCCTAAGAAGGAG AAACCCAAGCATCCAACAACAGGGCTAATTGCCATTACACTGGCATTTCACATATGCCATGAAGTCCACCTGGCAGGCTTCAAGTATGACTTCACTGACAGAAATAGCTCTTTGCACTACTATGGCAATGAAACCATGTCTCAGATGATGCAG TGGTGTCCTGTGTATCCGGAACCCAGATACAGCACAGAAGATGGGTTGCTTTGGGCTTGCTGA
- the ST3GAL6 gene encoding type 2 lactosamine alpha-2,3-sialyltransferase isoform X4, whose product MKRILLVFILAAAVMYGILHGNLWRNNFYWLSFYGQTSSVRASPSYVTSGVTISYNQLPPMAVERRNALDTCILKPAFESLLGVDKIYPFLCANDFIRVAEFQGSNKFELPYGIKRAEQFFRLALSRLQNCGLSSEEDSIPCRRCVVVGNGGVLRNKTLGEKIDSYDVIIRMNNGPVIGYEEDVGRRTTFRLSYPESIFSDPIHYDPNTTVVLIVFKPRDLKWLWEILGGQKISAKGFWKKPALNMIYKSSQIRILDPSITRKTAYEWLHFPTRFPKKEKPKHPTTGLIAITLAFHICHEVHLAGFKYDFTDRNSSLHYYGNETMSQMMQ is encoded by the exons ATGAAACGAATCCTTCTGGTTTTtatcctggctgctgctgttatGTATGGTATCCTGCATGGAAATCTGTGGAGAAATAACTTCTACTG GCTTAGTTTTTATGGACAGACTTCCTCTGTGAGGGCTTCTCCTTCCTATGTGACTAGTGGAGTTACAATCAGTTACAATCA GCTGCCACCTATGGCTGTAGAGAGGAGGAATGCATTGGACACTTGTATTCTGAAACCAGCATTTGAATCTTTACTGGG TGTTGACAAAATATACCCATTCCTGTGCGCTAATGATTTTATCAGAGTGGCAGAGTTCCAAGGGAGCAATAAGTTTGAACTACCTTATGGAATAAAGAGAGCAG aGCAATTTTTTCGTTTAGCCCTTTCAAGACTGCAGAACTGTGGCCTTTCCAGTGAAGAAGACAG CATTCCCTGTCGACGATGCGTTGTGGTTGGTAATGGAGGAGTACTTCGAAATAAGACATTAGGGGAGAAAATTGACTCATATGATGTCATAATAAG AATGAATAATGGCCCTGTGATAGGGTACGAAGAGGATGTTGGGAGGAGGACGACTTTCCGCCTTTCTTACCCCGAATCTATCTTCTCAGATCCCATCCACTACGACCCCAATACCACTGTTGTTCTCATCGTCTTCAAACCACGGGACTTGAAGTGGCTTTGGGAGATACTTGGTGGTCAGAAAATA AGCGCAAAAGGCTTTTGGAAGAAACCAGCTCTGAATATGATCTATAAATCGAGTCAAATCAGGATTCTTGATCCCAGCATCACCAGGAAAACTGCTTATGAGTGGCTTCATTTCCCAACAAGGTTTCCTAAGAAGGAG AAACCCAAGCATCCAACAACAGGGCTAATTGCCATTACACTGGCATTTCACATATGCCATGAAGTCCACCTGGCAGGCTTCAAGTATGACTTCACTGACAGAAATAGCTCTTTGCACTACTATGGCAATGAAACCATGTCTCAGATGATGCAG
- the ST3GAL6 gene encoding type 2 lactosamine alpha-2,3-sialyltransferase isoform X3 gives MKRILLVFILAAAVMYGILHGNLWRNNFYWLSFYGQTSSVRASPSYVTSGVTISYNQLPPMAVERRNALDTCILKPAFESLLGVDKIYPFLCANDFIRVAEFQGSNKFELPYGIKRAEQFFRLALSRLQNCGLSSEEDSIPCRRCVVVGNGGVLRNKTLGEKIDSYDVIIRMNNGPVIGYEEDVGRRTTFRLSYPESIFSDPIHYDPNTTVVLIVFKPRDLKWLWEILGGQKISAKGFWKKPALNMIYKSSQIRILDPSITRKTAYEWLHFPTRFPKKEKPKHPTTGLIAITLAFHICHEVHLAGFKYDFTDRNSSLHYYGNETMSQMMQK, from the exons ATGAAACGAATCCTTCTGGTTTTtatcctggctgctgctgttatGTATGGTATCCTGCATGGAAATCTGTGGAGAAATAACTTCTACTG GCTTAGTTTTTATGGACAGACTTCCTCTGTGAGGGCTTCTCCTTCCTATGTGACTAGTGGAGTTACAATCAGTTACAATCA GCTGCCACCTATGGCTGTAGAGAGGAGGAATGCATTGGACACTTGTATTCTGAAACCAGCATTTGAATCTTTACTGGG TGTTGACAAAATATACCCATTCCTGTGCGCTAATGATTTTATCAGAGTGGCAGAGTTCCAAGGGAGCAATAAGTTTGAACTACCTTATGGAATAAAGAGAGCAG aGCAATTTTTTCGTTTAGCCCTTTCAAGACTGCAGAACTGTGGCCTTTCCAGTGAAGAAGACAG CATTCCCTGTCGACGATGCGTTGTGGTTGGTAATGGAGGAGTACTTCGAAATAAGACATTAGGGGAGAAAATTGACTCATATGATGTCATAATAAG AATGAATAATGGCCCTGTGATAGGGTACGAAGAGGATGTTGGGAGGAGGACGACTTTCCGCCTTTCTTACCCCGAATCTATCTTCTCAGATCCCATCCACTACGACCCCAATACCACTGTTGTTCTCATCGTCTTCAAACCACGGGACTTGAAGTGGCTTTGGGAGATACTTGGTGGTCAGAAAATA AGCGCAAAAGGCTTTTGGAAGAAACCAGCTCTGAATATGATCTATAAATCGAGTCAAATCAGGATTCTTGATCCCAGCATCACCAGGAAAACTGCTTATGAGTGGCTTCATTTCCCAACAAGGTTTCCTAAGAAGGAG AAACCCAAGCATCCAACAACAGGGCTAATTGCCATTACACTGGCATTTCACATATGCCATGAAGTCCACCTGGCAGGCTTCAAGTATGACTTCACTGACAGAAATAGCTCTTTGCACTACTATGGCAATGAAACCATGTCTCAGATGATGCAG